A stretch of the Chlorobiota bacterium genome encodes the following:
- a CDS encoding DUF547 domain-containing protein: MILKKSLRFCLRISVLIIFVFTTDLNVFAKNIENEFFIRCNTFFQHNVVSGLVDYSSIKENPTELYTISKIIAETNLSEMSDIETKAFYINAYNILVINTIINYYPIKSVNEIPGFFEKEKHIIAKELLSLNEIEKLKLHDKYKDPLLHFVLVCGAKGCPILLDKCYIPELLENQLKSKTKLELNNYNFIYEDLIDRKNYLSEIFNWYKEDFKDIVNFINQFRNAKLLENLSIEYYKYDWSLNDLIGSNNKINLSTNSVVKVNENNNKIYKTSSMLSNGELEIKLFNNLYSQVVNNYRSNYHTSFVQLYYGINENFNIGLDAKFRTVNNGIESKVGLLNVFDNNRAFSRMGLTAIGPKVKFIPFKINNLSTSLQMALLFPIGDSLQGGNKLAYLDNKGASFYLNTYFDKNFNNNFSLFFGISSLLDNITNELNEMIWQIPLTAILSYNKLKNISIYWLGELALQPINFTKSYYAQTGAGIKYAFNSETEIEFLYTIFGNDYIVEEDGFAQTLNLGFRLTLN; the protein is encoded by the coding sequence ATGATTTTAAAAAAAAGTTTAAGATTTTGTTTAAGGATAAGTGTTTTAATAATATTTGTATTTACAACAGATTTAAATGTATTTGCAAAGAATATTGAAAATGAATTTTTTATTAGATGTAATACATTTTTTCAACACAACGTTGTTTCTGGTTTAGTTGATTATTCATCAATCAAGGAAAATCCAACAGAACTTTATACAATATCAAAAATTATTGCAGAAACTAATCTATCAGAAATGAGCGATATTGAAACAAAAGCTTTTTATATTAATGCTTATAATATTCTAGTTATAAACACAATAATTAATTACTATCCTATAAAATCAGTAAATGAAATTCCAGGATTTTTTGAAAAAGAAAAGCACATTATTGCTAAAGAATTATTATCTCTAAATGAAATTGAAAAATTAAAATTACATGATAAATATAAAGATCCATTATTACATTTCGTATTAGTTTGCGGAGCAAAAGGATGCCCTATTTTACTTGATAAATGTTACATTCCAGAACTATTGGAGAATCAATTAAAATCTAAAACAAAGTTAGAGTTAAACAATTATAATTTTATATATGAAGACTTAATTGATAGAAAGAATTATCTATCTGAAATTTTTAATTGGTACAAAGAAGATTTCAAAGATATTGTTAATTTCATTAATCAATTCAGAAACGCAAAACTTTTAGAAAATTTATCAATTGAATATTATAAATATGATTGGAGTTTAAATGATTTAATTGGGAGCAATAATAAAATTAATTTAAGTACAAATAGTGTGGTTAAAGTCAATGAGAATAATAATAAAATCTATAAAACATCTTCAATGTTAAGCAATGGTGAATTAGAAATAAAATTGTTTAACAATTTGTATTCTCAAGTTGTAAATAATTATCGAAGCAATTATCATACATCTTTTGTGCAATTATATTATGGAATAAATGAAAATTTTAATATAGGATTAGATGCTAAGTTTAGAACTGTTAACAATGGCATTGAATCTAAAGTAGGTTTGTTAAATGTGTTTGATAATAATAGAGCTTTTTCACGAATGGGCTTGACAGCAATAGGACCGAAAGTAAAATTCATCCCTTTTAAAATAAATAACTTGTCAACTTCTTTACAAATGGCATTATTATTTCCAATAGGGGATAGTTTACAAGGTGGTAACAAATTAGCATATCTTGATAATAAAGGAGCTTCATTTTATTTAAATACTTACTTCGATAAAAATTTTAATAATAATTTTTCATTATTTTTTGGAATATCTTCACTGTTAGATAATATTACAAATGAGCTTAATGAAATGATTTGGCAAATTCCTTTGACTGCAATTTTAAGTTATAATAAACTTAAAAATATTTCAATCTATTGGCTTGGTGAATTAGCATTGCAGCCTATTAATTTCACCAAATCATATTATGCACAAACAGGGGCAGGAATTAAATATGCATTTAATTCTGAAACAGAAATTGAATTTTTATATACAATATTTGGCAATGATTATATAGTAGAAGAAGATGGATTTGCACAAACTTTAAATTTAGGATTTAGATTAACTCTAAATTAA
- a CDS encoding T9SS type A sorting domain-containing protein — protein sequence MKSFLLLLILFTISNLNLNILFAQTPTVDENHSSIPANNEKSLYVIRAELLEADNSNKTYSFNLLANSSCPIISAHDLYFGIAQYIGVGYTQGGIFENVSNDNSELIIYKIRGPFGIKENDVFHLANGFSSPSIDKPIILENGSQFILPITFKAKEKKMYFDSIIISSNTCLFKNSDSVIYLNSMTSSVLEERSISNFDISPNPALNQTLLKYTLIKNDNVTILITDINGKEIQVLKNSYELIGENSFKLNLNSLPNGNYECQIKCGAQFISKKLTVLK from the coding sequence ATGAAATCATTTTTACTGTTATTGATCTTATTTACCATAAGTAATCTAAACTTAAATATCTTGTTTGCTCAAACTCCTACAGTTGATGAAAATCATTCTTCAATACCTGCTAATAATGAGAAATCATTATATGTAATCAGAGCTGAGTTACTTGAAGCAGATAATAGCAATAAAACATATTCATTCAATTTATTAGCAAATTCTTCATGCCCAATTATTTCAGCTCATGATTTATATTTTGGGATTGCTCAATATATTGGAGTTGGTTATACCCAAGGTGGGATTTTTGAGAATGTATCAAACGATAATAGTGAATTAATTATATATAAAATTCGAGGTCCTTTTGGAATTAAAGAAAATGATGTTTTTCACTTAGCAAATGGATTCAGTTCTCCTTCAATAGACAAACCAATTATTTTAGAAAATGGATCACAATTTATTCTACCTATAACTTTTAAGGCTAAAGAGAAAAAAATGTATTTTGATTCTATAATTATTTCATCAAATACCTGCTTGTTTAAAAATTCTGATTCAGTAATTTACTTGAATTCAATGACGAGTTCTGTGTTGGAAGAGAGAAGCATTAGTAATTTTGATATTTCACCGAACCCAGCATTAAATCAAACTTTACTAAAATATACATTGATTAAAAATGATAATGTAACCATTTTAATAACAGATATTAATGGCAAAGAAATTCAAGTTTTAAAAAATTCTTATGAGTTAATTGGTGAAAATTCATTTAAGTTAAACTTGAATTCATTGCCAAATGGCAATTATGAATGTCAGATTAAATGCGGTGCTCAGTTTATCTCAAAAAAATTAACAGTTTTAAAGTAA
- a CDS encoding ATP-binding cassette domain-containing protein, with protein MIVLTNIKKSFGEKQVLQGVTFNIQLGETLAIIGKSGSGKSVLFKLIVGLLTPDEGSISIEDKRIDEMTSDELYAVRRSIGYVFQNAALLDSMNVYENLILGQYEHGLRDEVKLKNEVIENLCNVGLLPDINSLSDVEFQKQYSLIATKKPSELSGGMRKRVGVARALMGSPKFIFYDEPTTGLDPQTSEQIDNLINELSHRLSATSILITHDIFSVYKVAERVIMLNDGHIQFNGSVAELTTSTDPIVKDFIERYN; from the coding sequence TTGATAGTATTAACAAATATAAAAAAATCATTTGGTGAAAAGCAAGTTCTTCAAGGTGTCACTTTCAATATACAACTTGGAGAAACCCTAGCAATTATAGGTAAATCAGGCTCGGGTAAAAGTGTTTTGTTTAAATTGATTGTAGGTCTTTTAACACCAGACGAAGGCAGTATTTCAATTGAAGATAAAAGGATTGATGAAATGACTTCAGATGAGTTGTATGCAGTTAGAAGATCGATAGGTTACGTATTCCAGAATGCTGCATTATTAGACTCAATGAATGTATATGAAAATTTAATTCTTGGTCAGTATGAACATGGATTAAGAGATGAAGTAAAACTAAAAAATGAAGTAATAGAAAATTTATGTAATGTTGGATTATTACCAGATATAAATTCACTAAGTGATGTTGAATTTCAAAAACAGTATAGTTTAATTGCTACAAAAAAACCATCTGAATTATCTGGTGGAATGCGTAAAAGAGTTGGAGTTGCAAGAGCATTGATGGGTAGCCCTAAATTTATCTTTTATGATGAACCTACAACCGGATTAGATCCTCAAACTTCAGAACAAATAGATAATTTAATCAACGAACTTTCACACAGATTATCAGCAACATCAATTTTAATAACTCATGATATCTTCTCAGTTTATAAAGTTGCTGAAAGAGTGATAATGCTAAATGATGGACACATCCAATTTAATGGATCAGTAGCAGAATTAACAACTTCAACTGATCCAATTGTAAAAGATTTTATTGAAAGATATAATTAA
- the thiE gene encoding thiamine phosphate synthase, which produces MKKIIKGLYVITDTKIQNRYTHAELAKLAISGGANVIQYRSKNCEINTMIKEAIEVKIVCDLMKTPLIINDSIDVCLAVKADGVHLGASDIEVKKAREILGENSIIGETIRNSEQAKQAILDGADYLGLGPVNFTKTKDVNSDLVSIETINSVVQIATIPIILISGINIENASRFLSTGVDGIAVVSAICTSNNVYETTKKFSELFRI; this is translated from the coding sequence TTGAAAAAAATAATTAAAGGTCTTTATGTAATAACTGACACGAAGATTCAGAATAGGTATACACATGCAGAACTAGCTAAGTTAGCAATTTCTGGTGGGGCAAATGTAATTCAATATAGATCTAAAAATTGCGAAATTAATACAATGATAAAAGAAGCAATTGAAGTTAAAATTGTATGTGATCTAATGAAAACCCCATTAATTATTAATGATAGTATAGATGTATGCTTAGCTGTTAAAGCAGATGGTGTGCATCTTGGAGCAAGTGATATAGAAGTTAAAAAGGCTAGAGAAATTTTAGGAGAGAATAGTATTATTGGGGAAACAATAAGAAACTCAGAACAAGCAAAGCAAGCTATTTTAGATGGAGCTGATTATTTGGGTTTAGGTCCAGTTAATTTTACAAAAACAAAAGATGTAAATTCTGATTTAGTTAGTATAGAGACAATTAATTCAGTAGTTCAAATAGCTACAATTCCAATTATATTAATATCTGGAATAAACATTGAAAATGCAAGTAGGTTCTTGTCAACTGGGGTAGATGGAATTGCAGTTGTTAGTGCTATCTGTACTAGCAACAATGTTTATGAAACAACAAAGAAATTTTCAGAACTTTTTAGAATTTAA